A window from Cryptomeria japonica chromosome 1, Sugi_1.0, whole genome shotgun sequence encodes these proteins:
- the LOC131065070 gene encoding putative ripening-related protein 1, with translation MKMKMMLIIAFVLMLSISTAKCSRRDGERILASSCKPSGFLKGNSHECNRRHNSECCKSGEKYPQYKCSPRVTEKTKATLSLNGFDRNEDGGGPSECDGKYHKNSELVVALSTGWYAGGSRCHKQIQINNPGNGRSVKAMVVDECDSFSGCDKVHDFQPPCANNIVDASPAVWKALGVDDKDAGLMSITWSDA, from the coding sequence atgaagatgaagatgatgttaaTAATAGCGTTTGTATTGATGCTGAGCATAAGCACAGCGAAATGCAGTAGGCGTGATGGTGAAAGAATCCTTGCCTCATCATGTAAACCTAGCGGATTTTTGAAGGGCAACTCCCACGAGTGTAATCGCCGACATAATTCAGAGTGCTGCAAGTCAGGGGAAAAATACCCGCAGTACAAATGCTCACCCCGTGTGACAGAGAAAACTAAAGCTACTCTCAGTTTGAATGGGTTTGACAGGAATGAAGACGGAGGAGGACCTTCTGAATGTGATGGAAAGTACCACAAAAATAGCGAACTTGTAGTTGCTCTTTCCACCGGCTGGTACGCCGGTGGCAGCCGGTGTCACAAACAGATACAAATCAATAATCCAGGGAATGGACGAAGTGTGAAGGCCATGGTGGTAGACGAGTGCGACTCTTTCTCTGGGTGTGATAAAGTTCATGACTTCCAACCCCCTTGCGCCAACAATATCGTAGATGCTTCTCCAGCCGTATGGAAAGCCTTAGGAGTCGACGATAAGGATGCTGGTCTGATGAGTATCACATGGTCCGACGCCTAG